In the Hordeum vulgare subsp. vulgare chromosome 7H, MorexV3_pseudomolecules_assembly, whole genome shotgun sequence genome, one interval contains:
- the LOC123408244 gene encoding uncharacterized protein LOC123408244 yields the protein MEKLQKVNKNQDAKIMELEEKMRRMERRPYQEISDPMATIGIEPSVNGHNSNRKRVLAPPVDGPQLVKKPSNLHNKPSMSNDSDLQVSNKNSVSDKNKETMVHNGGSARQLEKCFAGHKNVVRNQEAFDHSYTAQQGETNSAAHKVCFCYHTQYVQNILLHCLCIYWLSCYQNVVQNK from the exons ATGGAAAAATtacaaaaagtaaataaaaatcaaGATGCTAAAATTATGGAActcgaggagaagatgagaagaatggAAAGACGACCATATCAG GAAATTTCAGATCCAATGGCTACAATTGGGATCGAACCTTCGGTCAATGGACACAACTCAAACAGAAAA AGAGTGCTTGCTCCTCCGGTTGATGGACCCCAACTTGTTAAAAAACCATCTAATTTACACAACAAGCCAAGTATGTCAAACGATTCAGATTTACAAGTATCAAACAAGAATTCTGTTTCAGATAAG AACAAAGAAACTATGGTTCATAATGGTGGCAGTGCACGACAACTAGAAAAATGTTTTGCTGGACACAAG AATGTTGTGCGAAACCAAGAAGCTTTTGATCATAGTTACACTGCTCAGCAAGGGGAAACAAATTCTGCTGCACATAAGGTATGTTTCTGTTACCATACACAATATGTTCAAAATATATTGCTCCATTGTTTATGTATCTACTGGTTGTCTTGCTATCAGAATGTTGTTCAGAACAAATAA